The DNA region CAAGCGAATCGCTCCGGATGCCCGAATGGCAACATCCCCAGCCTGACTTTCCACACTTCCCTGTTGAGCTGCAATTCCTGCCCTCAGAATGCTGCCATTGGCAAGGCTGAGATTTTCAGCATTCACGGAGATACTGCCGCCGCCGCCAGCTTGCACATTGACTTCAGTGTTATTACTGAGGGAGACATCTGCCAGGGGTAAAGTCTCAGGAACCGCCAGGCTCAGCCCATCCGTGGCTGGCACATCAACTGAGCCAGTTCCCCCAATGCCCGCTAATTCCACCCGGCCTCCCGGTGCCCGCAGAGAACCGCCCGTGAGGGCGATCGGCTGACCCGCCAGAATTAAACTTTGACCTGCAGTAACGGCCAGATTTGCCTGACTCCGAATTGCTCCCCCAAGCTGGCTGAACAGCAGTGCAGAAGGATTAATGGTCAGCAAACCGGGGGGATCGGGATTCGTTGCGGTAAAGTTCCCCTGATTGCCGAATTGCAGTCCTACAGCCGTAGTAGCCACAAAGGATCCGCCCAGATTGAGTTGAGCATTGGGGCCAAAAATGATTCCATTGGGATTGATCAGAAATAAATTGGCGGTGCCATTCGCTTGCATCAGGCCATCGATGGTAGACGGGGACGGCCCAGTGACCCGGCTGATAATATTCCTGATGGCGGCGGCATTGTTAAAGATGACACTGCTACCCGTTGGGATCGAAAAAGCTTGAAAACTATGGAACAGATTGGTGCCCCGAACGGCTCCACCTGTGATTTGAATCGTGGGGCCAGGGGATACCTGCGATCGCTCTATAGCAGGCATCGTGTCATCCGGGATGACTTGAGCCAGTCCGGCAGGGCCGATCGTCAGTATCAGGACAACCCAGCCACCCGCTAGAGATGACCTTAAACAAAACGATTTGGCCAGCACGCACCCCGACTCCCCCTGGTAGGTAGCATTCCTAAAATCTCGTCAGCAACGGTTATCTTATTGCTAACAGTTAGCGAGTAGATGCATTGACACAACAAGGTTATTCTCATTTAACTCGCTGCATTACGTCAGCGCTAACAGCACCCTACGGGTACAACCTTGTATGTCATTACAAGTAGACTCTTTAAAAACCCTATCATTAGTATTCCAAACTCGAGAGAAACTTTGTGTAAACGTCATTGGTGGCATCATCTGAGAAGAATTGGGTTGAGTGCATTATTTCTGAGCAGCCTCGTGGTAGGCGTGTGTCTAGGCAGCGTACCCTGGTCGCGACAACCCATTTCTCTGGCAACCATTGCATCAGCTACTCCACCCACAGCCCATGCTTTAGCGAATGGCCTGACCCGCTATCAAGCCGGAGATGTGCTGGGGGCGATTCAACAGTGGCAAACTCTGGTGTCCGTTAAGTCATCCCACGGATCCTTGAGGACAGATCAGGTGGCCGCTCTCAAATATCTAGCCAGAGCCTACGCTCAAGTTGGGCAACTGAATTCTGCGATCGCCAGTCTTAAAGATCTGACTCACTTCTATCGGCAGACTGGCAACGATCAGGAATGGGGCCGTATGCTGACCGAACAGGCGCAACTTTATAGTCAGTTGGGACAGCAGGATCAGGCGATCGCCCTCCTGTGTGGCGCGTTAGCCGAAGATGACATTGACGAGAACGAACTTGTTGAGAAAAGTACCTGTCAGGCCGATAGTGCTTTAGCGATCGCCCATCGGCTTGGCGATCGGGTGGGAGAAGCAGCGGCCCTGGGCAGTTTGGGCAACATTTATCGGCTGCAGGGAGAGTATGAAGCGGCGATTGAATATCTGGAACAGAGTCTGGCGATCGCGGAGAAAATTCCCCATCTCTCCTATCAAATTGCAGCCCTCACAGGTCTGGGAAACGTCTACAGTAACCTGGCCCAACGCACCGATCGCCAACTCCAATACGTTCAACAAACTGGCAGCCCCAGCCTGATTAATACTCAGACTCGCCGGGCCAACCAGTACAATCATCAGGCGATTCACTATTTACAAACCAGTTTGCAATTAACTCGTGCTCAGAAAGACCCGGTGAACGAACTCCGCATCCTTCTGAATTTAGTCCTACCGCTCCATCATCACTGGGGCAGAGGAGAGTGGAATTTGGGAAATGGGGATGGACTGGTCAGCCATTCGCCGAGGCTGCTGTTAGAACAGGCAACAGAGATATTGAATCGGCTGCCTGATTCTCGCGAAAAAGCCTTTGCGGCTATCCGGTTAGCGACTCTCTGGTCTTTGATCCCATTGTCAGCTAAGGAAGAGGCGGAATTGACGGCCTATTGTGTGGGGACTGAAATGAATGCCGTCAGTTTGAATTGGTTACATCAGGCGATCGCCATTGGTCAGCGAATTCACGACTCTCAGGCAATGTCTCTGGCGCTGGGCCGCCTGGGGCATCGTTATGAATGTGCAAAAGAGTATGCTCAGGCATTGCGGTTAACCCAACAGGCAGAATTGCTCGATTCCAGTCAGGAAACCCGCTATTTGTGGGAATGGCAAGCCGGACGCATTCTCCGTTCCCAGGGAAAAATCACCCCAGCGATCGCCGCTTATGAAATGGCTGTCAAAACTCTCAATACCATCCGTGCCGATCTGGCGATCGCGAACCGAGGGTTCCAATTCGACTTCCGTGACACTGTGGAACCTGTTTATCGCGAGTTAACGGAATTGTATTTAGAACAAGCCCGCTCCAGTTCCCACACCCCAATCCCGACTCCCTCACCCATCACGGCTGCGCTCCAAACCATCGACAGCTTACGTCTGGCTGAAGTACAGAACTACCTGGGTGATAGCTGTTCCTTGCCAGTTGTGTCAAAACCTGTGACGTTAATTGATGCGAAAACTGCCATACTCAGCACCATTATGTTGGGCGATCGCGTAGCCGTCATTTTATCGCAGCCTCAACCTGGCAAGGGGCTGCAATCGCAGGTGTACTGGATTCCGGCCAACCGAGAAACCCTGGTGCAAACCGTTAATGCCCTGCGACGGCAACTCGAAAAACGGTCTGATTTGACCAATCGCTACTTGACGGAAGCCCAAACTCTCTACAACTGGCTCATTCGTCCGTTTCAGGCTAGGTTGCAACAGTCCTCTATTGAAACATTGGTCTTTATTCAAGACGGCATTTTACGCAGTCTGCCGATGGCGGCGTTGCATGATGGCCAGCAGTTTTTGGTGGAACGGTACGCGATCGCCAGCACCTTAAGTCTCACCTTAGTCGATCCAGTCAAACTGAATCCGGCAGCTTTACGAGTACTGGCTTTTGGCATTACGGAACCCTCCATGGTGGAAGGCCCGATTTATTTTGAACCGTTGAATTATGTCCAGTCTGAAATTGCCGCCATTCAACGGCTGTTTCCCGGCAGCGAAGGAATTTTGAATCAGGAATTTACCCGCGATCGCCTGCAGCAAGAACTGGCTCAAAACAATTTTCCGATTGTGCATCTATCCACGCACGGCAAGTTTGGCATTGATGCCCGCGATACCTTTCTGGTTACTGGACGGCAGGAACGGCAGCGATCGCACCCAGCCGGAGGCAAGCACCCCCCAGCATACAATGAGAAATTGACGCTTAATCAGCTTTATCAAACCCTGCGCCAGTTGAAGCGGGGCAACACGCTGGAACTGCTGACCCTGACTGCTTGCGACACGGCGGTTGGCAGCGACCGGGATGCTCTGGGAATTGCCGGACTTTCGCTCCAGGCAGGTGCCAAAAGTGCAGTAGCATCTCTCTGGCAGGTCGATGATCAATCCACCGCACAATTAATTACCCAGTTTTACCAAAATCTCCATCAGGGCATGAGCCGTGCCAAAGCCTTACAATTGGCCCAGCAATCCTGGTTAAAAGCCTCTCCTAACAGCCACCCTGGTTACTGGGCGGCCTTAATCTTAGTCGGTAACTGGTTGTGATATCTGAATGGCGATCGAGATGAGTTCAAACGCAGCGATAGCCACCGCGATCGTCGCAAAAGCCGGAACTGCAGTTAGGATCGGCCCTGCATCGGGTAGGATCAAACTGTTTGCTAGTGGTTGTCCTGTGCCCGATTCATTTTCAGAAGATCCCGAATTAACTCCCCTCACCCGCACGCAAGTTTTAATTGCTATGGGGGTTACAGCGGTTGTTTTACTGCTTGTGAGCAAACTTTGGGTGCAGTTTGCTTCAGGAATTGCCCTCTCAATGCGCTGGTCAATTGCCGCCGCAGGACTGGGAGTGGCCCTGGGGTTGGGCATTACACTGGCCAGTTCTGTCGTCTATGCACTCTGGCCCGCCTATCGCCGCAGTGCTGACTACTATCTGGATCTAGTCCTAAAACCTCTCGTATGGCCGGATTTAATCTGGCTGGGCTTACTTCCTGGTCTGAGCGAGGAATTGCTATTCAGGGGGGTGATGCTTCCCACCTTTGGCTTCGATACACTGGGGGTTTTACTGTCCAGTTTGTGTTTTGGTGTCTTGCATCTAAGTAGTCTGAAACAATGGCCCTATGTGGTGTGGGCTACCATCGTTGGGGTCATCTTAGGTACCAGTGCCCTGATGACAAACAATTTATTGGTTCCAATGGTGGCTCATGTAATTACGAATCTAGTTTCAAGCGCGCTGTGGAAATGGGGGGAGTTACGCCAGGAGCAGGGTTGAACTTTGCCCACATCCAGATTTTTGGTGGCTCTCCTGCTGATTGACTGACAAAAGTTCTGAAAGGCTCATGTCTCTGTTGTCAACCCGCCCTAAAATAAATTTTGGGCTAACAGCGCAAGTCCATGCAAATGGACTGAAACTCTTGTCCAGTCATCTTTAGATGACTTTGGCGATGAGCCAGGAAATTGATTTCCTGGTGATGCAGCGGGTATTCAGGAGATTTGTCAGTCAACCAGGGCTGTCCTGAGGAAATTCCAGTCTTCTAGTTGGACTTGGTTTAATTTCTTGATAGATTTTGTCGTTCGGCTGCATACTCTGCCGCTTTAGTGTAATCTCCGATCGCAAAGTAGGCCACTTTCAGACTGCCTAATACCTGGTCTTCTACCCGGCTGTCCTGAATCATGCGAGCGATCGCCAGTCGTTGTTCGTAATAATCAATGGCTTTGGTGTACTCGCCTAATGCATCATAGGATACCCCCACGCTGCCTAGCGCCTGTTCCTCTCCCCGGCGGTCGTTGAGTTCCCGTGAGACTTCTAAGCGCCGCTGACCACACTCGATCGAAAGCTGATAATCTCCGGCTGCATAGTAAGCATTTCCCAGATTTCGGAGAATTTGAGCTTCCATGCGGGGCGCTTTCAGGAAACGAGCGATTTCCAGGCGCTGACGGTAGTAATCAATGGCTTTGGTATAAGCTCCCAACGCATAACAGGCATTACCCAGGTTTTTCAGGATTTGCTCCTCAACCTGTTGATCCTTGAGTTCGCGGGCGATCGCAAGGCTCTGCTCCTCATAGGCGATCGATTGCTCGTACTTGCCAATCATCTTATAAGCCAGTCCCAGGTTATTCAGGGCGGCCATTTCTCCGGTGCGATCTTGAATTTGCTGAGCCAGCGTCAAACTTTGAAGCTGATATTCGATCGCTTTATCGGGTTCTTTCAAGTGCCGATAAGCATTGCCCATCGTGCTCAAAATCTTAACGGCATTGCGCTGATCTTGAATTTGGTGAGCCAGCACCAGAGCGATTTGCGAATACTCTAGGGCTTTGCTGTAATGTTTCAAGTTATAGAAAGCAAGGCCGATACTCGTCAAACACTTGACTTGACCTGCTTCATTGTTCAACGCCTGATAGCCTGTATACGCCTGCTTAAAGAAGTTCAGGGCTGTTTCATATTGGCCAGACTGATAGTGATCACATCCCAGACCAATCAACTGTTCGGCAAGGTCATGGGAGAAGGCTTCAGTTTGGTTGAAAGAAGGTTCTAAATCTTCACCAAACTGATCTACAAAGGGGCTACCAGAACCGGGAACAACCGTCTCCCGGGAAAGGGCAGGAAGGTCTAGACTGGCAGGAAGCCTATCCTGTACTCGGTGATTGTCCTGGTTGAGGAAGCGAAAACCGCTATTCATCGTCGTACCTCTGATCTCATACGGCTCGGTTAACTGCTAGAGACTGCCTTCTATCTAATAAGGGTAATCTCTGCGAGTTTCAAAAGCATTCAGTAATTTTCCGGCTTTGTATGGTAGGTATGCACGCTGAGGCTAGTATAAACAAGGGAATTTAGGAAATTTTACGGATAGTTGGCCAGTTTATCAACTGCACCAGCAGGCCCAACTAGAGAAACATACGGTACAGTGAGATACTTCTGTGCTACGTCTTGCACAGCGTCTGCAGTTGTTTCAGCAACTTGTTTTTGAAAGAGAGTATCAAAATCAATGCCAATTCCCAAAGTCTCATACCACCCGAATGTCTGAGCAATTTGAGCATTCGTTTGTTTGCCCAGGGCATACTGTCCTAGCAGTTTATTTTTAGCAGCTTGTAGCTCTTCTCCGGTGAGGGGTGTAACCCGTAATCGATCGATTTCAGTCTGCAATCCCTCCAGAGCGATCGCGGTATTTTCCGGTGCGGTTCCCATATAGGCCACAAATTGGGCTGGATCCAGCCGCGTGGTATAAAATGCTGAAACTTCGTAGGCCAGTCCTCGTTTCTCCCGCAATTCCACAAACAAGCGACTGGACAATCCATTACCCAAATAAGTATTGAGTAATTTCAGCACAGAATAATCCCGCACCGTCGAACTCGCTCCATCCCGTACCGGAGGAGCAAGATAGCCCAGCATCACGATCGATTGTTGGGTATCCTGAGCAACCGCTTGCCGGAGAGGAGTGGTTTGCACGGCAAGAGTTGCTAATGTGGGCAGCGGGGTGGGGGGCACCTGCCAATCTCCCAGCACCTGGTTCACTAGAGCGATCGCCGCGCTGGGATTGATACGGCCTGACAAACTAATGACCAGATTATCGGGACGAAAATGGGTTCGGTGATAGTTCTGCAAATCGGTTTGACTCAACTGCGCGACGGTCTTCTCCGTCCCTAAGCCGGATAGGGCATAGGGGTGTTCCCCATACATCATGTGCCGCAGTTGATCAAAGGCAATGGTAAAAGGCTGTTCCTGTTGAGAGCGGATCGCCTGCAGGGTCAATCGTCGTTCCAACTCCAGTTCTGCCGCCGGGAAAGAGGGCGATCGCAGCACGTCTGCCGCTAACTCCAGCATCTCTGGAAAATCTGCGGAAACAGACTTTAAGCTAATCAGAAAATAATCGGTTGTGGCATCGGTACTCAAGCTTGCACCCAACGATTCCACCTGTTCCGCAATTTCCAGGGAAGATAATTTTTCTGTACCTTTGCTCAATACTGCAGACACTAAATGGGAGAGTCCAGCTTGCTCAGGGGGATCCCATCGACTACCAGCCCGAATAAACATCCGCGCCGCGATAATGTCGGCTGTCGGATTTTCTGCCACTAACAGCACAATGCCGTTATCGAGAACCGTGCGATGAATAAATTGATTAGTTTGAGACTGCGTTGAACTCAATTGCACAGAAACTTCCTTGTAAACACTAACGAATGATATGAAATCCGCTTATATGATTACTCTTTATACGGATGAACGGCTGTTTGCCCCCGCATCGATTCGCTTGAATTCCTACCCCTCAATGCTTAATTCCCCATTCCTAATTCTCATCCTCTGCAGGCCGAACGATGGTCACGGCGTAATGATAGGGCGAGAGATATTGGGAGGCCAATCGTTGAATGTCTTCCGGGCGAATAGCCTGAATGCGTTGGGGATAGGAGGGGACAACACTGGGGCAGGCCATCACACTGTAGTAGCCGTATAATCCTGCCAGTTGACCCGGAGTTTCGGTTGAGAAGGCGTAATCATTACATAGGAGACGCTTACAGCGGTTCAGCTCAGCCTCTGAAACAGGGACACTGGCTAATTCTGACAGACGATCGCAAATAATGGCCTCCACCCGCTCCAGGTGCTCTGCCTCTAACCAGGCCGTGATCGTGAACAGACCCGAATCTTTTTGCAATGAAAAGCTACTGCTAATGGCCTGTACCAGATTCCGGTCTTCCCGCAGTTCCCACACCAACCTGGAAGTTCGGCCTTCAGCCAGCAACACTGACAGTAGATCTAACCCGTAAGCGGCCTGCAATTTTTCGTCCAGCGTTTGGAATGGAGAATCCATCCCCGGCCCTAACCAGGCCATCATCAGACGGGCTTGCTCTAGCCGGGGCATTGCCAATTCCTGGCGGCGGATGCGTGTGATAGGGGGTTCTGCTTCCTGCAGGGAGAGGGTGCAGTAAGCGCGGTTAGGGAAGGACTGAAAGGTGCGATCGACCAGTTTCAATGCCCGATCCTGGGAAATATCTCCGACCACCACCACCGTCATGTTCTCCGGTTGATAGTGGGTATGATGAAAGGCTCGCATGGCTGCTGGGGAATGGTTCAGCAACACTTCTTCCCAACCCAGAATCGGACGACCATAGGGATGGCTTTGGTAGATCATTTCCGTCAGCAGTTGGAAGGCAACACAGTCCGGATTGTCGTAGGACTGGCGCAGTTCCTCCATGACTACATCTCGCTCGCGATCGAATTCCTCATCGGGAATGGCAGCATCAAGAAGAATATCCGCTAGATAGGGCAGAGTTTCCTCTAAGTACTGGGAGGCGGTAGTGATGAAGTAGTGGGCATAGTCATAACTGGTAGCTGCATTGGTGACCCCCCCCCGGTGTTCCACTTCCCGGTCAAAGGCTCCTGGGGGAATCCGTGAACTGCCCTTAAAAATCATGTGTTCCAGAAAGTGAGCCATGCCAGACCATTCATCGGGTTCCAGGGCGGCTCCGGCTTTCACCCAGATATCAACCGCAGCTACGGAAGTCGCAGGAGTTCGTTGATGAATAACAGTGAGGCCATTACTCATCCGGGTCACATTAGCCGATAGCGTGGGATATTCTGCTAAAACGTTCAATACTCTCATTTACCCGCAGCGTATTTAAGTATAATAGCGCCCCTTTTGAAATGTTTTTAGGGGGTGTTAACTCTCCTTATCAATCTCTGCCTACCCGTCCGACTATTATGTTGCGAAAGTTTAAATGAGCCGCTTGAACTTGCAGTTCTTACCAGGGAACCGTGTAGGATGACCAGTAAAACAACGTATTGAGTGGATGTTAGGAAGGTTGCAACCATGATAAAGCTGAGGTATTCGATCAGCACGATCGCGGCTATCGTGTTTGCTACGGTGGCTGGATCGACTGGTCTGTTCGCAACCGCAACCCCGGCCCCGATCGCGTCAAGGTCACTGATTGCTTCCAGGAATTCTTCTAACCCAACCCGCTCATTTCCAGCCGCTGACATACCTGGATGGTTGGCTCAAAGTAATTATTGGAGTGACTGCCGCAAAGTAGTTCAGAATTACACACAGTTTTATACCAACTTTCCCGGTACTGGAGGCTTGGGAACAGGGATTTTGAACAGAGGCGATCGCATTCGACTGCTCGATGGAGGACAAACCTATCAGGGATCGGATGGTCGATTTTATTACCGGATTTCATCGCCTTATGGCAGCCAAAATCCCACGTTTGGCTATATTTCTGTGAATGCTCCCTTAACCCGGTGCGGTCGTAATGCATGGTGGTAGGGGTTGGGGTCAGGGATTAGGAATTGGGGATCGGGGATTGGGATAACGCATTGTTATTTGAATTCCAAGAGGGGGTGGCCGTCTTGGAAAACGAGTTCGGGTCAGGATTACCCAGGAAATTGGGACGATGATTGCGATGAAATATGAGGGGCGGTGGCTGTATCAACTCAGGGATTTGACACGGTTTACGGCAAACTGGTGGGAGCCGGAGCAATTGAGAAGCTTGCGGCGAAATCGATGATGGAGTTGCGGAGATGGTGTTTCTTTAGTGAACAGAAAGATTCTGGCGTTGGGGACTCTATCATGAGTCCCTTTGCGTTTAGGACAGGTGCGATCGCGCTGTAACGAGAATGTAACCTGACTTCAGGAATGTTTGCGTTTTTATCGCCGAACGTATATTTGGATAAATTTCTTGAGCTAAGGTCATCCGGTCGATCTAGGGTTTAAGTAGAAATGCATATTGCATCCAGTTGATGACTGTCCTCCATGCCACGAGGGCGCGATCGCATTCACCTGAGATGGAGGGCTGGATATGCCCACAAGCTCGAAAGATCCTGGAAACGGTCAAGCTTCAGAGTCCAATAAAAGCTATTATTCCCCACCGGCAGCGGTCGAGTTGCCCAAGGGTGGCGGTGCAATTCGTGGCATCGGCGAAAAGTTTGCCGTCAACCCGGTGACGGGGACGGGTTCCCTGAGCCTGCCCATTTTCACGACGCCCAGTCGATCAGGCTTCTCTCCCCAACTTTCCCTCAGCTACGACTCCGGAGCCGGGAATGGGGTCTTTGGCCTAGGTTGGAACCTGTCGGTGCCGTCGGTAACGCGCAAGACGGATAAGGGCCTGCCCCGCTACTTTGATGGGGAAGATTCGGATGTGTTTATCCTATCGGGGGTCGAAGATCTGGTTCCAGTCTTGGTTTGGGGTGAAGATGGCGAAACGTGGGAGGAAGAGAAGGTTTCTGACAAAACAGAAGAGACAGAGACTTATACTATTCGCCGCTATCGCCCTCGGATTGAAGGGCTTTTCGCCCGGATTGAGCGGTGGCAGCATCGAGTAACGGGGGCGATTCACTGGCGATCGCTCTCTAAAGACAATATCACCAGTATCTATGGCCGCAGTCCAGACTTGCTGCACAGTCAGATCGCCGATCCAAAGGATGCTTCTCGCGTGTTCAAGTGGATGCTGGAAGCTAGCTACGACGATCGCGGCAATCTGATTGTTTACCAGTACAAGCCTGAAAATGATGCCAAGGTAGATAAATCTGAGGTCTACGAGAGCCACAGAGTCGCTCAGGATTACAAAGCCAATGTCTACCTGAAGCGCATCTGGTATGGCAATCGCACACCCTATCGGCAGGCGACCCATTCACCTCGAAAAGATTACCTGGACATCATCCGGGATCAGGAGGATGACTGGCTGTTCCAGGTGGTCTTTGACTATGGGGAACACGGTTCTGATGATTCCCGACTGGATGTGGGGAATTGGGCAGCCCTGAGACCAGAGGATCTGGCCAGCGATACTCCGACTCCAGATGAGGGGCGATCGTGGCCCATTCGTCCCGATGCCTTTTCCACCTATCGGGCTGGATTTGAGGTGCGCACCCAGCGGCTCTGTCGGCGGGTGTTGATGTTTCATCGCATGGATGAGACAGGAGAGATCGGCGACGACTGGCACCTGGTGCGATCGACGGATTTTGGCTACGAGAAAGATCCTGTTGCAACCTATCTGGT from Leptodesmis sichuanensis A121 includes:
- a CDS encoding CHAT domain-containing protein — translated: MSALFLSSLVVGVCLGSVPWSRQPISLATIASATPPTAHALANGLTRYQAGDVLGAIQQWQTLVSVKSSHGSLRTDQVAALKYLARAYAQVGQLNSAIASLKDLTHFYRQTGNDQEWGRMLTEQAQLYSQLGQQDQAIALLCGALAEDDIDENELVEKSTCQADSALAIAHRLGDRVGEAAALGSLGNIYRLQGEYEAAIEYLEQSLAIAEKIPHLSYQIAALTGLGNVYSNLAQRTDRQLQYVQQTGSPSLINTQTRRANQYNHQAIHYLQTSLQLTRAQKDPVNELRILLNLVLPLHHHWGRGEWNLGNGDGLVSHSPRLLLEQATEILNRLPDSREKAFAAIRLATLWSLIPLSAKEEAELTAYCVGTEMNAVSLNWLHQAIAIGQRIHDSQAMSLALGRLGHRYECAKEYAQALRLTQQAELLDSSQETRYLWEWQAGRILRSQGKITPAIAAYEMAVKTLNTIRADLAIANRGFQFDFRDTVEPVYRELTELYLEQARSSSHTPIPTPSPITAALQTIDSLRLAEVQNYLGDSCSLPVVSKPVTLIDAKTAILSTIMLGDRVAVILSQPQPGKGLQSQVYWIPANRETLVQTVNALRRQLEKRSDLTNRYLTEAQTLYNWLIRPFQARLQQSSIETLVFIQDGILRSLPMAALHDGQQFLVERYAIASTLSLTLVDPVKLNPAALRVLAFGITEPSMVEGPIYFEPLNYVQSEIAAIQRLFPGSEGILNQEFTRDRLQQELAQNNFPIVHLSTHGKFGIDARDTFLVTGRQERQRSHPAGGKHPPAYNEKLTLNQLYQTLRQLKRGNTLELLTLTACDTAVGSDRDALGIAGLSLQAGAKSAVASLWQVDDQSTAQLITQFYQNLHQGMSRAKALQLAQQSWLKASPNSHPGYWAALILVGNWL
- a CDS encoding CPBP family intramembrane glutamic endopeptidase, giving the protein MSSNAAIATAIVAKAGTAVRIGPASGRIKLFASGCPVPDSFSEDPELTPLTRTQVLIAMGVTAVVLLLVSKLWVQFASGIALSMRWSIAAAGLGVALGLGITLASSVVYALWPAYRRSADYYLDLVLKPLVWPDLIWLGLLPGLSEELLFRGVMLPTFGFDTLGVLLSSLCFGVLHLSSLKQWPYVVWATIVGVILGTSALMTNNLLVPMVAHVITNLVSSALWKWGELRQEQG
- a CDS encoding tetratricopeptide repeat protein, which produces MNSGFRFLNQDNHRVQDRLPASLDLPALSRETVVPGSGSPFVDQFGEDLEPSFNQTEAFSHDLAEQLIGLGCDHYQSGQYETALNFFKQAYTGYQALNNEAGQVKCLTSIGLAFYNLKHYSKALEYSQIALVLAHQIQDQRNAVKILSTMGNAYRHLKEPDKAIEYQLQSLTLAQQIQDRTGEMAALNNLGLAYKMIGKYEQSIAYEEQSLAIARELKDQQVEEQILKNLGNACYALGAYTKAIDYYRQRLEIARFLKAPRMEAQILRNLGNAYYAAGDYQLSIECGQRRLEVSRELNDRRGEEQALGSVGVSYDALGEYTKAIDYYEQRLAIARMIQDSRVEDQVLGSLKVAYFAIGDYTKAAEYAAERQNLSRN
- a CDS encoding M16 family metallopeptidase, whose translation is MQLSSTQSQTNQFIHRTVLDNGIVLLVAENPTADIIAARMFIRAGSRWDPPEQAGLSHLVSAVLSKGTEKLSSLEIAEQVESLGASLSTDATTDYFLISLKSVSADFPEMLELAADVLRSPSFPAAELELERRLTLQAIRSQQEQPFTIAFDQLRHMMYGEHPYALSGLGTEKTVAQLSQTDLQNYHRTHFRPDNLVISLSGRINPSAAIALVNQVLGDWQVPPTPLPTLATLAVQTTPLRQAVAQDTQQSIVMLGYLAPPVRDGASSTVRDYSVLKLLNTYLGNGLSSRLFVELREKRGLAYEVSAFYTTRLDPAQFVAYMGTAPENTAIALEGLQTEIDRLRVTPLTGEELQAAKNKLLGQYALGKQTNAQIAQTFGWYETLGIGIDFDTLFQKQVAETTADAVQDVAQKYLTVPYVSLVGPAGAVDKLANYP
- a CDS encoding M16 family metallopeptidase, with product MRVLNVLAEYPTLSANVTRMSNGLTVIHQRTPATSVAAVDIWVKAGAALEPDEWSGMAHFLEHMIFKGSSRIPPGAFDREVEHRGGVTNAATSYDYAHYFITTASQYLEETLPYLADILLDAAIPDEEFDRERDVVMEELRQSYDNPDCVAFQLLTEMIYQSHPYGRPILGWEEVLLNHSPAAMRAFHHTHYQPENMTVVVVGDISQDRALKLVDRTFQSFPNRAYCTLSLQEAEPPITRIRRQELAMPRLEQARLMMAWLGPGMDSPFQTLDEKLQAAYGLDLLSVLLAEGRTSRLVWELREDRNLVQAISSSFSLQKDSGLFTITAWLEAEHLERVEAIICDRLSELASVPVSEAELNRCKRLLCNDYAFSTETPGQLAGLYGYYSVMACPSVVPSYPQRIQAIRPEDIQRLASQYLSPYHYAVTIVRPAEDEN